CGAGCCCGAAATAGCTCCACACCCGCAACGGCAGCGTGCTGGACGCCGCGATGCCGTCCAGTGCCAGGTTCCAGAGCCGCCAATAGCGCCACTTGGTCTCGCCCGCGACGCGCGGGGGGCGCTGGTATTCCACCCGCGCCGCCGGATACCCCACATAATCGAACAGCGACCTCACGAAACGCTGCTTCTCGGGCAGACGGTTTACCGCCTCCACCACGCGGCGCGACATCAGCCGGAACGCGCCAACGTTCCCGGGCACGGACACATCGGCCATACGGCTGTAGAAACGCCAGAACAGATGAGCGGTCAGGCGCTTGGCCCAGCTCTCCCCCGTGCGGCTCACGCGCACGCAATAGACGATGTCGTAACCCTCGCGCCACTTCTCCACCAGGCGCGGAATCAACTCCGGCGGGTCTTGCAGGTCGGCGTCCATGGGAATCGCCGCCTGGCCGCGGCACAGCGAGAGGCCGGCGCAGAGCGCGTGCTCCTTGCCGAAGTTGCGCGACAAATTGACCACCTTGATGCGCGGGTCGCGGCGATGGCGTTCGAGCAGCCGCGCCAGCGTGTCGTCCCGGCTGCCGTCGTTCACGCAGACGATCTCGTAGTCGCCGCCGACTTCGCGCAACGCTTTTTCCGTGCGCGCAAAAAACTCGCCGAGGCCCGGCGCCTCGTTGTACATCGGGACAACAATAGACAATATCATTCCTGCTCCCCTGCCGATACGCGCAGTGCGGGGAATTGACCCGCCATGCGGCGCGCGCAACCCGCCGCCGCCCGCAAACGAATGCCGGAACGCCGCCGCGCCGCAACGACGAATTCTACCGGCAACATGCGGAGAATATAGCCGGGAAAAGCCAGCCTGTTAATACCCGTTCTTTGCCCCCGCCCTGGCCCTCTCCCGAAAGGAGAATCGTTATGCGCCGTCAAACGGCAAATGGATGGCCGCGCGGCCACAGCGACCAGCGGCCAGGGCGGGTTTTTTATCTGAAGCACGGTGGGGCGCATCGTTCCCTGCGTGAGGAATTCTATACCCGATATCGAGGCGACTGGCGTTTGCGGACGGTGAACCGCGCCATGGAGGACTTCCAGAAACACTACTGTCACTACCGCCCTCACGGCGGCAGAGGCAGAGACATGCTTACCCCTATGGAGTATTATCGCCGCTTCGCGGAGGCAGCCTGATTTGTCTCATATGTGGCGGCCCCATACAGGGCCTCGACGCTAACCGATCGCCTTGACATATTCTGAACCCGCAAAGCTCGCCCCTCCCGCCAACGAAGGAACCCAGTCGTGATGCCCTTGCGGATTCCCGCGACAATCTCCCTAAGCCCTGGCGAAACCCGGATCGTCGGCCTGGCGTTAGCCGTCAAGACCGCGATGGCGGCGTTCATGCTGTTCGTTTTCTACCAATTTTCGGATTTCGAGCAAGTTCACCACCTGTCGACTCGCTGGTACACCGGCACAGAAAATCGCACCGCCTGGTATCTTGCCTTCGCCAACTGGGACGGCCAACATTATCTGATACTGTCCGACCTGGGTTACAAGCACTTGAGTCTCTCTCAGGGGTTTTACCCGCTGTATCCGATGCTGATTCGCGCGTTGAGTCCGGTGTTCTCGCCATGGATGTCCGGGCTCATACTGAACTACCTGTTCACCGCCGGCTTCTGCGTGTTCCTCTATCGCATCGCCGCACATATGAAATGCCCAAAACCGCATCTGGCCGTGTTGATGCTGCTCGCTTTTCCCACTGCGTTTTTCACCGGGGCGATCTACACCGAAGCGCTGTTTTTGTTTCTCCTCACGGGCTTCCTGTATCATCTGTTGGTCACCCGAAGTTACGCCATTTTGATGTATGCGTTCTTAATGCCGTTGACCCGGGGGACAGCGGCATTTGTCGCCGGCGGCCTGCTGCTCCACACCGCGCTCGAATACGCGCGGGCGAGCAGCCGCGCCAAAAAACGGGCGCGCGCCGCGCAAATCGCGCCAGGCAAACCGTTCGACTGGCGCTACCCCGCGCTTTGTCTGGCCGCATTCTTCGCCGGCGCGCTGGCGTATCTTCTGTTTATGCAACTCGCCACTGGCAATGCGTTTGCCGGATTCGCAGTTCAGGACCGGTTCCCTGCGCAAAACAAAACCTCCAATCTGTTCATCCCGACCATCTTTCTCCGCCACCTAATCGCTGACATCAAATTTTTCGGCGCCCTGCTCGCCAGCCTCGAAAACCTTCGGAACTTCCACCATATGCTGCCCGATCACGGCGTGGCGCTGTTCTTCCTTGGCGCCTTAATCCTTGTGCTGCGCCGGGAATGGGCGCTATTGTGCTTTTACTTCCCTCTCGTCTATGCGCACACCGCCATAAGCGCCGGAACGACAACCGCTTACTTTCGTTATATGCTGAGCGCGGCCCCATTTTTGGTACTGGCGTGGCTGAAAGCCGCCCCCCGCCCTGCCGCAACCTATGCCTTGTGCGCCGTGCTCTTTGCGGCGCAACTCTATTTCGCCTACAGATTCAGCGTGAACCTGTGGGCCGGATGACTATGGGCGCAGGAAAGCCCATCGAGAGGCGCCCGCGGCCGGGGCGGGAAGCGGCGGATTCCCGCTAACGATTCCCTTCCCGCCATGGAGGGTAGATTCCTGCCCCCGTTAATGCAGTAAAGACAAGCCAGGGGCAAGCCTGCGCCTTGTTCTTCCCATCACCCCCCCCTTGAGGGGGAGTGATGCGTACGAAACAGACTGTGTAAAAACCCTGCGGGCAT
This sequence is a window from Gammaproteobacteria bacterium. Protein-coding genes within it:
- a CDS encoding glycosyltransferase family 2 protein, translated to MILSIVVPMYNEAPGLGEFFARTEKALREVGGDYEIVCVNDGSRDDTLARLLERHRRDPRIKVVNLSRNFGKEHALCAGLSLCRGQAAIPMDADLQDPPELIPRLVEKWREGYDIVYCVRVSRTGESWAKRLTAHLFWRFYSRMADVSVPGNVGAFRLMSRRVVEAVNRLPEKQRFVRSLFDYVGYPAARVEYQRPPRVAGETKWRYWRLWNLALDGIAASSTLPLRVWSYFGLVISGSAFCYAAFLVVRRLALGTDVPGYASLMVTILFLGGVQLITLGVLGEYLGRVFHEVRGRPTYIIESAHGFDDAD